In Maridesulfovibrio sp., a single genomic region encodes these proteins:
- the flgL gene encoding flagellar hook-associated protein FlgL, protein MRVSQQMLFNTYVSNMNRSLTDLVDTNIKAQTQKKVNRPSDNPVGMARILDHRETLATVKQFRDNVDTAKGWLSLSDSTLLQVSTIVTRAKELAEQAASGTISEDNREQISYEARQLFQQLVSLSNTEYEGKSIYAGHKVDKNAFEETLWMTSNDSNVSSRSFSISGNADKAIVVQFVDSGTVGGVSDLAYRYSKDGGDTFTTKTLSAGDRTLDFDGVTMTLENGTVVTGNSPDNTNDASGTWMWVRPTARYMGDDEDAVNVTGMNTPLGGGLTKAEGVFTEDVTVRIDSATTLASNISYSYSLDGGVTWTSGNVKSADGIASHAVLSIPGGTLTIHSNGGNALASGAEFLIRPDSAAINLQIQENEYVRINDVGKDIFGGVYRAPGDSAASPVFSSNSMLTGSNASSTNNLFETMGNLVAFLETNNQTGVQQALASLQLSQQHLLTRAADVGGRENRLSVADNVLSSLELNEKERISHIEDVDVGELMTQLSQQQIVYEAVLKSSSMIMKMNLLNYV, encoded by the coding sequence ATGAGAGTATCACAGCAAATGCTTTTCAATACCTACGTGTCGAACATGAACAGGTCGCTTACCGATCTGGTGGACACCAATATCAAGGCGCAGACCCAGAAAAAGGTCAACCGTCCTTCTGATAACCCGGTAGGTATGGCTCGTATTCTTGATCATCGTGAAACTCTTGCCACGGTAAAGCAGTTTCGTGACAACGTTGATACTGCCAAGGGGTGGTTGAGCCTTTCCGATTCGACCCTGCTGCAGGTTTCCACCATTGTTACCCGTGCCAAGGAACTGGCCGAGCAGGCCGCATCCGGTACAATCAGTGAAGATAACAGGGAACAGATCAGTTACGAAGCCCGTCAGCTTTTCCAGCAGCTGGTTTCTCTTTCAAATACGGAATACGAAGGAAAGAGCATCTACGCCGGACATAAGGTCGACAAGAATGCTTTTGAAGAAACTCTCTGGATGACCTCGAATGATTCCAATGTTTCGTCCAGGTCTTTCTCCATAAGCGGTAATGCGGATAAGGCCATCGTCGTGCAGTTTGTAGATTCCGGGACTGTCGGCGGAGTGTCTGATCTGGCTTATCGTTATTCCAAGGACGGTGGAGACACTTTTACTACAAAGACACTCAGTGCCGGAGACAGAACGCTGGATTTCGATGGCGTGACCATGACTCTTGAAAACGGCACGGTTGTGACCGGCAACTCCCCGGATAACACCAACGATGCGTCGGGAACCTGGATGTGGGTGCGCCCAACCGCCAGATACATGGGTGATGACGAGGACGCGGTCAACGTTACCGGCATGAATACTCCTCTCGGAGGCGGGCTGACCAAGGCCGAAGGCGTTTTTACCGAGGATGTGACTGTCCGGATAGATTCGGCCACCACACTGGCCTCGAACATAAGTTATTCCTACAGCCTTGACGGCGGGGTCACCTGGACTTCCGGCAATGTAAAGAGTGCTGACGGCATCGCATCCCACGCGGTTCTCAGTATCCCCGGCGGAACACTGACCATCCATTCCAACGGCGGCAACGCCCTGGCATCCGGTGCCGAGTTTCTGATCCGCCCGGACTCGGCTGCGATTAATCTGCAGATTCAGGAAAACGAGTATGTCCGCATAAACGACGTGGGCAAGGATATTTTCGGCGGTGTATACCGGGCACCGGGTGATTCGGCCGCCAGTCCGGTTTTCAGCAGCAACAGCATGCTGACCGGCAGCAACGCGTCATCCACAAACAACCTGTTTGAAACAATGGGTAATCTGGTCGCGTTTCTGGAGACCAACAACCAGACCGGTGTGCAGCAGGCCCTTGCAAGTCTGCAGCTTTCGCAGCAGCATCTGCTGACCCGTGCGGCCGATGTCGGCGGAAGGGAAAACAGGCTTTCAGTGGCGGATAACGTGCTTTCAAGCCTTGAGTTGAACGAGAAGGAGCGTATCTCCCACATAGAGGATGTTGATGTGGGCGAACTCATGACCCAGCTCTCGCAGCAGCAGATCGTCTACGAGGCGGTCCTCAAGAGTTCATCAATGATAATGAAGATGAACCTGCTCAATTATGTATAA
- the csrA gene encoding carbon storage regulator CsrA, which produces MLILTRRPGEALYLDDNIKITVLSVQGRQVKLGLEIPAETTVYREEVYLKIKEQNRLALENRQQDLLAATELWQKKEHK; this is translated from the coding sequence ATGCTTATTCTGACCCGGAGACCGGGGGAAGCTCTATACCTGGATGATAACATAAAGATCACGGTGCTCAGTGTTCAGGGGCGGCAAGTGAAGCTTGGCCTTGAAATACCCGCCGAGACTACCGTTTACAGGGAAGAGGTTTACCTCAAGATCAAAGAACAGAACCGTTTGGCGCTTGAAAACAGACAGCAGGATCTTCTTGCTGCGACCGAGTTATGGCAAAAGAAAGAACACAAATAA
- the fliW gene encoding flagellar assembly protein FliW translates to MAKERTQIIRTRIGEREITEDGIIYFSRGLIGFDEKRDFALIQLSENSPFLLLQSLEDPGLGLLVADPYSFMDDYEVRLSEAEKRILQVENAAQVAVLVTVTIPQGRPEETTLNLGGPIVINSEAKRGMQVPQIDSKYPAHFRPANDES, encoded by the coding sequence ATGGCAAAAGAAAGAACACAAATAATCAGAACCCGGATCGGGGAAAGAGAAATCACCGAAGACGGTATCATCTACTTCTCCCGCGGGCTTATCGGCTTTGATGAAAAAAGGGATTTCGCTCTGATTCAGCTCAGTGAAAACTCTCCCTTCCTGTTGCTGCAGAGCCTTGAAGATCCCGGACTTGGATTGCTGGTCGCAGACCCGTACAGCTTCATGGATGACTATGAAGTCAGGCTGAGCGAGGCGGAAAAGAGAATTCTGCAGGTCGAAAACGCCGCACAGGTAGCAGTGCTGGTTACGGTTACCATTCCTCAGGGAAGACCGGAGGAGACCACCCTCAACCTCGGCGGACCCATTGTGATCAATTCCGAGGCCAAGCGCGGCATGCAGGTTCCGCAGATAGATTCCAAATATCCGGCACACTTCCGCCCGGCCAACGATGAATCATAA
- the flgM gene encoding flagellar biosynthesis anti-sigma factor FlgM, which translates to MKINQYNTTPLKAYSENVAKSAAGKAQSQSQSAAPSRDVVNVSAQAKLLGAARQTATESPDTREEKVRELRDQVRAGTYKPDIRKTALNLVREEVDFLS; encoded by the coding sequence ATGAAGATTAACCAGTATAACACCACCCCCCTCAAGGCGTATTCTGAAAATGTTGCCAAGAGTGCTGCGGGAAAGGCTCAGTCACAGAGCCAGTCAGCGGCCCCCTCGCGCGACGTGGTCAATGTTTCCGCACAGGCCAAGCTTCTCGGCGCCGCACGGCAGACCGCCACGGAAAGCCCGGATACAAGGGAAGAAAAGGTCAGGGAACTGCGAGACCAGGTACGGGCAGGCACATACAAGCCGGACATCCGCAAGACGGCCTTGAATCTCGTACGCGAGGAAGTGGACTTTCTGAGTTAA
- a CDS encoding DVU0524 family FlgM-associated protein: MTHTPAELRNMLRTYGKQLTSAKRLARFRRALKRSESMDTVTISREARRRELVEKISREIIENLIVSGNENPVVSDILEQLELDFGARYLFEYPLDGSDVQILKETPEGVIDLPREDKAQVMNRLWEITLDKVDRTML; this comes from the coding sequence GTGACTCACACACCGGCTGAACTAAGAAATATGCTGCGAACCTACGGCAAGCAGCTGACAAGTGCCAAGAGACTGGCCCGATTCAGGCGCGCCCTGAAAAGGTCGGAGTCTATGGACACGGTCACTATTTCGCGTGAAGCAAGGCGTCGTGAGCTGGTGGAAAAAATTTCCCGGGAAATTATTGAAAACCTCATCGTCTCGGGTAATGAAAATCCGGTAGTGTCCGATATATTAGAACAGCTGGAGTTGGATTTCGGTGCACGCTATCTGTTCGAGTATCCGCTCGACGGAAGCGATGTTCAGATTCTGAAGGAAACCCCCGAGGGAGTCATTGACCTTCCCCGGGAGGATAAGGCTCAGGTCATGAACAGGCTATGGGAAATTACATTGGACAAGGTAGACCGGACAATGCTTTAA
- a CDS encoding NAD(+)/NADH kinase, whose protein sequence is MSESQGSVLIVTKSGGSDATRLGEDIARWLSLRGVGSVVVEHPLPPARIDVSRFRENCMLVLVLGGDGTFISVAGDVVDWQVPVLGINHGRVGFLAEVLPEDWETALERFFSSDLDISMRTVFDYEVQRGNGIVARGVAINDLVISRGMVARIIAMDIGQKGQWIKNLRADGLIISTSTGSTAYNVSAGGPLVHPELSVMCVTPVCPFLNGIRPMVLPAEKPLVIDIVEASGDVYLTEDGRVPYPLNSGYRVTVTKHRNELMLARIYSNTFFQKLRSKGFLTE, encoded by the coding sequence ATGTCTGAGAGTCAAGGTTCTGTTCTTATAGTAACAAAGTCGGGTGGCAGTGATGCTACCAGACTTGGTGAGGATATCGCCCGCTGGCTAAGCCTGCGTGGTGTCGGCTCCGTTGTTGTCGAACACCCCCTTCCGCCTGCACGAATTGACGTTTCCAGGTTCCGGGAGAACTGTATGCTGGTTCTGGTGCTCGGCGGAGATGGCACGTTCATCAGCGTGGCCGGGGATGTCGTGGACTGGCAGGTGCCGGTACTAGGTATCAACCACGGCAGGGTCGGTTTTCTGGCGGAGGTCCTGCCCGAAGACTGGGAAACCGCGCTGGAACGCTTTTTCAGCAGTGATCTGGACATATCCATGCGCACTGTCTTTGATTATGAAGTGCAAAGAGGTAACGGAATTGTGGCCCGTGGAGTGGCCATCAATGATCTGGTTATCTCCAGAGGCATGGTCGCCCGCATAATAGCCATGGATATAGGGCAGAAAGGTCAGTGGATAAAAAATCTGCGCGCGGACGGGCTCATCATATCCACCTCCACAGGATCGACAGCATATAATGTTTCAGCAGGCGGACCACTTGTCCATCCCGAGCTTTCGGTCATGTGCGTGACCCCGGTCTGTCCTTTTCTGAATGGTATAAGACCTATGGTCCTTCCTGCGGAAAAACCGCTGGTGATCGATATTGTAGAAGCTTCCGGGGATGTCTATCTTACCGAGGACGGACGCGTGCCTTATCCTCTTAACAGCGGATACCGGGTGACGGTCACGAAGCACAGAAATGAACTCATGCTCGCCAGAATTTACAGCAACACCTTTTTTCAGAAACTCAGAAGCAAGGGCTTTCTCACGGAGTAA
- a CDS encoding ARMT1-like domain-containing protein, with amino-acid sequence MSVLPDFTSINDLRYGEDPVGDAWLLHFMTANNLESFIDPVKNASPEQLRFMVALDDDQVFAPCSDWQFRRLVTPGLEDDLLNVYLFAWRELVKLVRNHVPDRYQRRLILNLCRHKFKQAIDSSIMIPWRLLKGMITIFLSRSGLDDPYIGRKKELFRRGMEFVESEFFRRAIESCPYPVPNCECLADMRFELDMVELERLFRLATLPDQWSRELLACNYSRYSQLYSQDVVDFEPVRNIFHANGTGLKILYLPDETGGLAVDLLIIKSLLRQGHSVILSLREGFCFDDPTFWDRENDSVLADALKGALMISENRMSKNDLLSSLRQNPFVVISDGTRERLNLIRCSVTFARAWKESDLVLAKGWGNRRRLIGNSHQFTRDVICVYRSLEGEFRLEFKAKSSNSYKFTEADILAKADEIIGEMQQARAQRKAVMFYSAIVGSIPGQVKTATRVLNTFVGYLRDRLADTYIINPAEYFEEGMDADDLMFMWEKVQRSGFISVWRFQTYADIEKSFELMGERVPPVWAGKDATYSTGCTKEMHIAQDVQRRHRELQIIGPSSDKFLRRREYGVGRFSDVVIEP; translated from the coding sequence GTGAGTGTATTACCGGATTTTACGTCAATCAACGATCTCAGGTACGGAGAAGATCCTGTAGGAGATGCATGGCTTCTCCATTTCATGACCGCAAACAATCTCGAAAGTTTTATTGATCCGGTTAAAAACGCTTCTCCGGAACAGCTGCGTTTTATGGTCGCCCTGGATGACGATCAGGTGTTTGCGCCCTGTTCGGACTGGCAGTTCAGGAGACTGGTTACGCCCGGCCTTGAGGACGATCTGCTCAATGTCTACCTCTTTGCCTGGAGGGAACTGGTAAAGCTGGTCAGAAATCATGTCCCCGACCGTTATCAGCGCAGGCTTATACTCAACCTGTGCAGGCATAAATTCAAGCAGGCCATAGACTCCTCAATCATGATTCCCTGGAGGCTGCTCAAGGGAATGATTACTATTTTTCTGAGCCGTTCCGGACTTGATGATCCATACATCGGCCGCAAGAAGGAGCTTTTCCGGCGGGGCATGGAATTTGTCGAAAGTGAATTTTTCCGGCGGGCCATCGAATCGTGCCCGTACCCTGTTCCGAACTGTGAATGTCTTGCCGATATGCGTTTTGAGCTGGATATGGTTGAACTTGAACGGCTGTTCCGGCTTGCTACATTGCCTGATCAGTGGAGCAGGGAACTGCTGGCCTGCAATTACAGCCGGTATTCGCAGCTGTATTCACAGGATGTGGTTGATTTCGAACCTGTGCGCAATATTTTTCACGCCAACGGTACCGGGCTGAAAATATTGTACCTGCCGGACGAAACCGGCGGACTGGCGGTCGACCTGCTCATAATAAAATCCCTTCTGCGTCAGGGGCACAGCGTCATACTCTCCCTGCGTGAGGGGTTCTGCTTTGACGACCCTACATTCTGGGACCGGGAAAATGATTCCGTCCTTGCCGATGCGCTCAAGGGCGCACTGATGATTTCCGAGAACCGCATGTCCAAGAACGACCTGCTTTCCAGTCTGAGGCAGAATCCGTTTGTGGTTATTTCCGATGGCACCAGAGAGAGGTTAAATCTTATCCGCTGCAGCGTAACCTTTGCCCGTGCCTGGAAGGAATCTGATCTGGTACTGGCCAAGGGATGGGGCAACAGGCGCAGGCTCATCGGGAATTCTCATCAGTTCACGCGCGATGTGATCTGCGTTTACCGTTCTCTGGAAGGGGAGTTCCGGCTTGAGTTCAAGGCCAAATCCTCTAATTCATATAAATTCACAGAGGCCGACATCCTTGCAAAGGCGGATGAAATTATCGGTGAAATGCAGCAGGCCCGTGCTCAGCGTAAGGCGGTTATGTTCTATAGCGCCATTGTGGGCAGCATTCCTGGTCAGGTAAAGACCGCAACCCGCGTACTGAATACCTTTGTCGGCTATCTGCGGGACCGTCTGGCCGATACCTATATAATAAACCCGGCGGAGTATTTTGAAGAAGGCATGGACGCTGACGATCTCATGTTCATGTGGGAGAAGGTTCAGCGCAGCGGATTTATTTCGGTCTGGCGTTTTCAGACCTACGCCGATATTGAAAAGAGTTTCGAGTTGATGGGCGAAAGAGTCCCTCCTGTCTGGGCGGGCAAGGATGCAACATATTCCACCGGCTGCACCAAGGAAATGCATATCGCCCAGGACGTGCAGCGCAGGCATCGAGAATTGCAGATTATCGGTCCCAGCTCGGATAAATTCCTCAGAAGGCGTGAATACGGAGTCGGGCGGTTCAGTGACGTTGTCATAGAGCCGTAA
- a CDS encoding MltA domain-containing protein — translation MRIDFSLYRLLILALLALFLFCGCATRVAQPSRAGSAKPRTGTKVWVSKKPGREFVAGPVRFEKMSSQSAELAARRLSARTQDMDSWRDLGPQIRKSIEYVRRNPAGGLALQRRELRLTWGQLRKSLEDLERLLPRLDRNPELLGKYFVWYELQSGAEMTGYYTPVIEASLKREGQYQYPVYRVPPDLRKARPGETHPWSEKLRKAYRVEQGRILPYYSRRDIDINKVLAGKGLEVAWLKDPVDLFYMHVQGGGVLRLPDGRLRTAVFSGSNGLDFHGLGSILYRKGILKKNQLSREKIKDYLLKHPGEMWNLMAENESYIFFKITRGQPQGAMGKPLHGKVSLASDPQLLPLGSIVSFRTDIYPSKGRPARRVNGVGLAQDTGKAIRGARLDYYIGTGNEYKYAAHHLKNHVPVYLLISRSALRR, via the coding sequence ATGAGAATTGATTTTTCACTATACAGACTGCTGATTCTGGCGCTGCTCGCTCTTTTCCTGTTCTGCGGTTGTGCAACAAGGGTGGCTCAGCCTTCAAGGGCAGGTTCAGCCAAGCCACGCACCGGCACCAAAGTCTGGGTCAGCAAGAAGCCTGGTCGAGAATTTGTCGCCGGTCCGGTCCGGTTCGAAAAAATGTCCTCGCAGTCGGCGGAACTGGCTGCACGCAGGCTTTCGGCCCGGACGCAGGATATGGATTCCTGGCGCGACCTTGGGCCTCAGATCAGGAAGTCCATTGAATATGTCCGCCGCAATCCTGCAGGGGGGCTGGCCCTCCAGCGCAGGGAACTCCGGCTGACCTGGGGGCAGTTGCGGAAGTCACTGGAAGATCTGGAAAGGTTACTGCCCCGGCTTGATCGAAATCCGGAGTTGCTTGGGAAATATTTTGTCTGGTATGAATTGCAGTCCGGTGCCGAGATGACCGGTTATTATACTCCGGTTATAGAGGCCAGCCTCAAGCGGGAAGGCCAGTATCAGTATCCTGTCTACCGTGTGCCGCCGGACCTGCGTAAGGCGCGTCCCGGGGAAACCCATCCGTGGTCGGAAAAATTGCGTAAGGCCTACCGGGTTGAACAAGGTCGGATTCTGCCGTACTATTCCCGCCGTGATATCGATATAAACAAGGTGCTGGCCGGGAAAGGCCTTGAAGTGGCATGGCTCAAAGACCCTGTTGATCTTTTTTATATGCATGTTCAGGGAGGCGGAGTGCTGAGGCTGCCGGACGGGCGTCTGCGTACGGCAGTGTTCAGCGGCAGTAATGGACTGGACTTTCACGGGCTGGGCAGTATCCTTTATCGCAAGGGGATTTTGAAAAAAAATCAGCTCTCAAGAGAGAAAATCAAGGATTATCTGCTCAAGCACCCCGGCGAGATGTGGAATCTGATGGCCGAGAACGAGAGTTACATCTTTTTCAAGATCACCAGAGGTCAGCCTCAGGGGGCAATGGGCAAGCCTTTGCACGGCAAGGTCAGTCTTGCCAGCGATCCCCAGTTGTTGCCTTTGGGGTCCATTGTATCCTTTCGCACAGATATCTATCCTTCTAAAGGCCGACCTGCCCGCAGGGTGAACGGGGTAGGGCTTGCTCAGGATACCGGAAAAGCTATTCGCGGAGCCCGGCTTGACTATTACATCGGGACAGGAAACGAATACAAATACGCGGCGCATCATCTTAAGAATCATGTGCCGGTTTACCTGTTGATCAGCCGTTCGGCATTACGCAGGTAA
- the gatB gene encoding Asp-tRNA(Asn)/Glu-tRNA(Gln) amidotransferase subunit GatB: MVQFETVIGLEVHAQLKTKTKIFCGCSTEFGKDPNENVCEVCSGMPGVLPVLNEKVMEYAAKMGLATNCTINRKSIFARKNYFYPDLPKGYQISQFDLPICEHGHLDISYEDDGGNVLNKRIGITRIHMEEDAGKNIHSAAENASFVDLNRTGVPLIEIVSEPDMRSADEAVAYLKGLRSILLYLGICDGNLEEGSFRCDANISVRPVGQEEFGTRAELKNINSFRNIHKAIRYEVARQIDLIEDGEKVIQETRLFDADKGTTHSMRGKEEAHDYRYYPDPDLVPLVIEEDWLAQWEASLPELPAGRMARFIEEMGLSSDDADLISSEKDVADYFEAVLEFHNDPKKVVNWIKGDFLRELNQSGKGAADCVFKPEMMAKLIKLVDKDVISIKIGKDIFGDIFANGLDPEKYVKDKGLVQISDSSSLEAVVDKVLADNPDEVEAFKGGKKKLMSFFMGQIMRETKGKANPGMVSKMIAEKLS, translated from the coding sequence ATGGTACAATTCGAAACAGTTATAGGACTTGAGGTTCACGCTCAGCTCAAGACAAAGACCAAGATCTTCTGCGGCTGCTCCACCGAATTCGGCAAAGACCCCAACGAGAATGTCTGTGAAGTCTGTTCAGGCATGCCGGGAGTTCTTCCTGTTCTCAATGAAAAGGTCATGGAATATGCTGCCAAGATGGGGCTGGCTACCAATTGCACCATCAACCGGAAATCCATATTCGCCCGCAAGAACTATTTTTATCCTGATCTGCCCAAAGGATACCAGATTTCCCAGTTCGACCTGCCCATCTGCGAGCACGGACATCTTGATATTTCCTATGAAGATGATGGCGGAAATGTCCTGAACAAACGGATCGGCATAACCCGTATCCACATGGAAGAGGACGCCGGCAAGAACATTCATTCCGCTGCCGAAAACGCCAGCTTCGTAGACCTCAACCGTACCGGCGTTCCCCTGATCGAGATCGTCAGCGAGCCGGATATGCGCAGTGCCGACGAAGCCGTGGCCTATCTCAAGGGATTGCGTTCCATTCTTCTTTATCTGGGTATATGCGACGGCAACCTTGAAGAAGGTTCCTTCCGTTGCGACGCTAACATTTCAGTACGCCCGGTTGGTCAGGAAGAATTCGGCACCCGTGCGGAACTCAAGAACATCAATTCGTTCCGTAACATACACAAGGCCATCCGTTATGAGGTGGCCCGCCAGATAGACCTAATTGAAGACGGTGAGAAGGTGATTCAGGAAACCCGTCTTTTCGATGCCGACAAGGGTACGACCCATTCCATGCGCGGCAAGGAAGAGGCCCACGATTACCGTTATTATCCCGATCCGGACCTTGTTCCGCTGGTCATTGAAGAGGATTGGCTTGCTCAGTGGGAAGCTTCCCTGCCGGAACTTCCGGCCGGACGCATGGCCCGGTTCATTGAAGAAATGGGACTTTCTTCCGATGATGCCGATCTGATCAGTTCCGAAAAGGATGTTGCCGATTATTTCGAGGCAGTGCTCGAATTTCACAACGACCCTAAGAAGGTGGTCAACTGGATCAAGGGCGATTTCCTGCGCGAACTCAACCAGTCCGGAAAGGGCGCTGCTGATTGCGTCTTCAAGCCGGAGATGATGGCCAAGCTGATTAAGCTTGTTGATAAGGATGTGATCAGCATCAAGATCGGCAAGGATATCTTCGGTGACATCTTTGCAAACGGCCTTGACCCTGAAAAGTACGTCAAGGATAAGGGACTGGTCCAGATTTCCGATTCTTCATCCCTTGAAGCCGTGGTGGACAAGGTTCTGGCCGACAACCCGGATGAGGTTGAGGCATTCAAGGGCGGTAAGAAGAAGCTGATGAGCTTCTTCATGGGCCAGATCAT